The Collimonas fungivorans Ter331 genome has a segment encoding these proteins:
- a CDS encoding NAD-dependent succinate-semialdehyde dehydrogenase, with amino-acid sequence MTILELQHPHLMPGAQLIGAAWTEASDLRRLEVSDPATGQVFATVPDGNAADARAAVDAAAAAFPAWRATPAKQRAAILKRWNDLLIAHQDDLGRLISREQGKPLAEGKGEVAYAASYVEWFAEEATRANGDIIPAPVTGRRMMALKEPVGVVAAITPWNFPAAMIARKIAPALAAGCTVVCKPAEDTPLTSLALVLLAQQAGVPAGVINIVTASRERTPEVVDVWLADSRVRKISFTGSTAVGKHLARRSADTLKKLSLELGGNAPFIVFDDADLDAAIEGVMAAKFRNGGQTCVSPNRVYVQDGVHDAFVAKLGARVAALKVGPATDPSSQIGPMINARAIAKIDRHVRDAVERGAKIITGGQRLQGEGYASDNYYAPTVLSNVGPDMLCSGEETFGPIAAVTRFATEEEAIAAANATPFGLAAYFYSTDMRRVHRVTDALESGIVGINEGALAAEAAPFGGVKESGYGREGSVHGLDDYLHTKYVCQGQL; translated from the coding sequence ATGACCATCCTGGAACTGCAACATCCCCACCTGATGCCCGGCGCGCAACTGATCGGCGCCGCATGGACCGAAGCCAGCGATCTCCGCCGCCTGGAGGTCAGCGATCCTGCCACTGGCCAGGTGTTCGCCACGGTGCCCGACGGCAACGCCGCCGACGCCCGTGCCGCCGTCGACGCCGCTGCCGCCGCCTTCCCGGCCTGGCGCGCGACGCCAGCCAAGCAGCGCGCCGCCATCCTCAAGCGCTGGAACGACCTGCTCATCGCGCACCAGGATGACCTGGGGCGGCTGATCTCGCGCGAACAGGGCAAGCCGCTGGCCGAGGGCAAGGGCGAAGTCGCCTATGCCGCCAGCTATGTCGAATGGTTTGCCGAGGAAGCCACGCGCGCCAACGGCGACATCATCCCGGCCCCGGTCACCGGCCGCCGCATGATGGCGCTAAAGGAACCGGTCGGTGTGGTGGCCGCCATCACGCCGTGGAATTTCCCGGCGGCGATGATCGCGCGCAAGATCGCGCCGGCGCTGGCCGCCGGCTGCACCGTGGTGTGCAAGCCGGCCGAAGACACCCCGCTGACCTCGCTGGCGCTGGTGCTCCTGGCGCAGCAGGCGGGCGTGCCGGCGGGCGTCATCAACATAGTCACCGCCTCGCGTGAACGCACGCCGGAGGTGGTCGATGTCTGGCTCGCGGATAGCCGCGTGCGCAAGATCAGCTTCACCGGCTCGACCGCCGTAGGCAAGCATCTGGCGCGCCGCTCCGCCGACACGCTCAAGAAGCTCTCGCTGGAACTGGGAGGCAACGCGCCCTTCATCGTCTTCGACGACGCCGACCTGGATGCTGCCATCGAGGGCGTGATGGCGGCCAAGTTCCGCAATGGCGGCCAAACCTGCGTCAGTCCCAATCGCGTCTATGTGCAAGACGGCGTGCATGACGCCTTCGTCGCCAAGCTGGGGGCGCGCGTAGCGGCCCTCAAAGTCGGTCCGGCCACCGACCCATCCTCGCAGATTGGTCCGATGATCAATGCGCGCGCCATCGCCAAAATTGACCGGCACGTGCGCGATGCAGTCGAGCGCGGTGCGAAGATCATCACCGGCGGCCAGCGCCTGCAGGGCGAGGGTTATGCCAGCGACAATTACTATGCGCCTACCGTATTGTCCAATGTCGGCCCGGACATGTTGTGCAGCGGCGAGGAAACCTTCGGACCGATAGCAGCGGTAACCCGCTTCGCCACCGAAGAAGAAGCGATCGCGGCGGCAAATGCCACACCGTTCGGACTGGCGGCGTATTTTTATTCAACCGATATGCGCCGCGTCCACCGCGTCACCGACGCGCTGGAAAGCGGCATCGTCGGCATCAACGAAGGCGCGCTGGCGGCCGAGGCCGCTCCCTTCGGCGGCGTCAAGGAATCGGGCTATGGCCGCGAAGGCTCGGTACATGGCCTGGACGACTATCTGCACACCAAGTATGTCTGCCAGGGCCAGCTCTGA
- a CDS encoding aspartate aminotransferase family protein: MQTSTLAALDRSHLIHPVASFREHEELGPIILKSGRGAYLTDHHDKELLDAFSGLWCVNTGYGQESVVRAATEQMQRLPYATGYFHFASEPAILLAKKLVDISPASLQHVYFTLGGSDAVDAAIRYITHYHNSIGKPAKKHFISLQRGYHGSSSVGAGLTALPNFHFNFDLPLPTQHYIPSPYPYRSELPDDAAIIAASVHALRDKVAELGSDQVAAFFCEPVQGSGGVIVPPRGWLKAMQQACNELDVLFVVDEVITGFGRTGPMFACLDEDVQPDLMTMAKGLTAGYAPMGAVMMSDRVYRGIADGAPLATVVGHGQTYSAHPVSAAVALEVLRLYEEGGLLENGRAMEPHFAAGLRALLSHPLVGDARSRGLLGALELVADKGSKARFAPELKLHDRIFQAAYKHGLVFRAFGDNILGFAPALCFTQADFELMFARLKALLDEVLEQPEVRQALR; this comes from the coding sequence ATGCAAACATCGACCCTGGCTGCCCTTGACCGCAGCCACCTGATCCATCCCGTCGCCAGCTTCCGCGAGCACGAAGAGCTCGGCCCGATCATCCTCAAGTCCGGTCGCGGCGCCTATTTGACCGACCATCATGACAAGGAATTGCTGGACGCCTTCTCGGGCCTGTGGTGTGTCAACACCGGCTACGGCCAGGAAAGCGTGGTCCGTGCCGCGACCGAGCAGATGCAGCGCCTGCCCTATGCCACCGGCTATTTCCACTTCGCCTCCGAACCGGCCATCCTGCTGGCCAAGAAGCTGGTGGACATTAGCCCCGCTTCGCTCCAGCATGTCTATTTCACGCTGGGCGGGTCGGACGCGGTCGATGCCGCCATCCGCTACATCACGCACTACCACAATTCCATCGGCAAACCGGCCAAGAAACATTTCATCTCCCTTCAACGCGGCTACCACGGTTCCTCGTCGGTAGGCGCCGGCCTGACGGCGCTGCCCAACTTCCATTTCAACTTCGACCTGCCGCTGCCGACCCAGCATTACATTCCCTCGCCCTATCCCTATCGCAGCGAACTGCCAGACGATGCCGCCATCATCGCCGCCTCGGTGCACGCGCTGCGCGACAAAGTGGCCGAGCTGGGCTCGGACCAGGTGGCGGCTTTCTTCTGCGAACCGGTCCAAGGCTCGGGCGGCGTGATCGTGCCGCCCAGGGGCTGGTTGAAGGCCATGCAGCAGGCCTGCAACGAGCTCGACGTCCTGTTCGTGGTCGATGAAGTCATCACCGGTTTCGGCCGCACCGGCCCCATGTTCGCCTGCCTGGATGAAGATGTGCAGCCGGATCTGATGACCATGGCCAAAGGTCTGACTGCCGGCTATGCACCTATGGGCGCCGTGATGATGTCGGATCGCGTCTACCGGGGCATCGCCGATGGAGCGCCGCTGGCCACCGTGGTCGGCCATGGCCAGACGTATTCTGCCCATCCGGTCAGCGCCGCCGTCGCACTGGAGGTGCTGCGCTTGTACGAAGAAGGTGGCTTGCTGGAGAACGGCCGAGCGATGGAACCGCATTTCGCCGCTGGGCTGCGCGCCCTGCTTTCCCATCCGCTGGTGGGCGATGCGCGCAGCCGCGGCCTCCTGGGCGCGCTTGAATTGGTGGCCGACAAGGGTAGCAAGGCGCGTTTCGCCCCCGAGCTGAAACTGCACGACAGGATCTTCCAGGCTGCCTACAAACACGGCCTGGTGTTCCGCGCCTTTGGCGACAACATCCTGGGCTTCGCGCCGGCCCTGTGCTTTACC
- a CDS encoding NAD(P)/FAD-dependent oxidoreductase: MKLESYWTDSAPVYISPARELPAQVDVAIVGGGFTGLSAALSLAKRGASVVVLEAGPHVAAEASGRNGGHVNNGLAVDYAEVAAKVGVERARAWYHAYDDAVDTVAQLVEQEQIACDFRRHGKLKLATRPSQMEALQRSAERLIADGVDLDVAVLDAAQVRAEVQSERFHGGLLYKRSAQMHMGRFAYGLALAAEKHGAVIHTGTEVRRLERIGDTRAHRVHTARGTILAKQVLLATGASLHGSYSTFGWLRRRIVPIGSFIVATAPLGAERAAALLAQQRTYTTVANIHHYFRMTPDHRLIFGGRARFAISSPQSDAASGEILRAGLMQTFPQLGKVDLDYCWGGLVDMTRDRLPQAGERDGLYYSMGYSGHGTQMSVHMGQCMAAAMSGDASANPWRERDWPAIPGHVGPPWFLPLIGMYYQLKDKLA, from the coding sequence ATGAAGTTGGAATCCTACTGGACCGATTCGGCACCCGTATATATCTCCCCGGCACGTGAATTGCCGGCCCAGGTTGACGTGGCCATCGTCGGCGGCGGCTTTACCGGCCTGTCAGCCGCATTGTCCCTGGCCAAGCGCGGCGCCAGCGTGGTCGTGCTGGAAGCCGGTCCGCATGTGGCGGCCGAAGCCTCCGGGCGCAACGGCGGCCACGTCAACAACGGCCTGGCGGTGGACTATGCCGAAGTCGCGGCCAAGGTCGGCGTGGAGCGCGCCCGTGCCTGGTATCACGCTTATGATGACGCCGTCGACACGGTTGCGCAGCTGGTGGAGCAGGAACAGATCGCCTGCGACTTCCGGCGCCACGGCAAACTCAAACTGGCCACCCGGCCGAGCCAGATGGAGGCCCTGCAGCGCAGCGCCGAGCGCCTCATCGCCGACGGCGTGGATCTCGACGTCGCCGTCCTGGACGCCGCGCAGGTGCGCGCCGAGGTGCAGAGCGAGCGTTTCCATGGCGGCCTGCTCTACAAACGCAGCGCGCAGATGCACATGGGCCGCTTCGCTTACGGCCTGGCGCTGGCTGCCGAGAAGCATGGCGCGGTCATCCACACCGGCACCGAAGTGCGCCGGCTGGAGCGCATCGGCGACACCCGCGCGCATCGCGTCCATACGGCAAGAGGCACGATTCTGGCCAAGCAGGTGCTGCTGGCCACCGGTGCCAGCCTTCACGGCAGCTACAGCACATTCGGCTGGCTGCGCCGCCGTATCGTGCCCATCGGCAGCTTCATCGTCGCCACGGCACCGCTGGGCGCCGAGCGCGCCGCCGCACTGCTTGCGCAGCAGCGTACCTACACGACGGTGGCCAATATCCACCATTACTTCCGCATGACGCCCGACCATCGCCTGATCTTCGGCGGACGAGCCCGCTTCGCCATTTCCAGCCCGCAGTCCGATGCCGCCAGCGGCGAGATCCTGCGTGCGGGCCTGATGCAGACCTTCCCGCAGCTGGGCAAGGTGGACCTGGACTACTGCTGGGGCGGTCTGGTCGACATGACGCGCGACCGCCTGCCGCAAGCCGGCGAGCGCGACGGTCTGTATTATTCGATGGGCTATAGCGGACACGGCACCCAGATGTCGGTGCACATGGGCCAATGCATGGCAGCGGCGATGAGCGGCGACGCCAGCGCCAATCCCTGGCGCGAACGCGACTGGCCGGCCATCCCAGGCCACGTTGGACCGCCATGGTTCCTGCCCCTGATCGGCATGTACTACCAGCTCAAGGACAAGCTGGCCTGA
- a CDS encoding 2-hydroxyacid dehydrogenase encodes MTFLYKADLERGAEWGRLFAQKAPELPFHLWPYEGDPASVRYLAAWTPPEDIARRFPNLEILFSVGAGIDQFDMSGLPPELAVVRMTEPGIAAGMVQYVTHAVLGLHRDSRHYARQQQQQIWQARRVRPASACRIGVLGLGMLGRAVLQQLHGLGFPCAGWSRSPHQIDGVECHSGCDGLDHFLARSDVLICLLPLTDDTRGILCRALFAQLPRGATLINVGRGGHLVEDDLLAALQDGQLSAAVLDVCNTEPLPAGHPFWRRPDIVITPHVASMTQPDGAVDAVLENLRRHRAGMPLLGLIDRRRGY; translated from the coding sequence ATGACTTTTCTCTACAAGGCCGACCTGGAACGCGGCGCCGAATGGGGCCGGCTCTTCGCCCAGAAGGCGCCGGAACTGCCCTTCCACCTGTGGCCGTATGAAGGCGATCCCGCCAGCGTGCGTTATCTGGCCGCATGGACGCCGCCCGAAGACATCGCCCGGCGTTTCCCTAATCTGGAGATCCTGTTTTCGGTGGGCGCCGGCATCGACCAGTTCGATATGTCCGGCCTGCCGCCGGAGCTGGCGGTGGTGCGCATGACCGAGCCAGGCATCGCCGCCGGCATGGTGCAATATGTAACCCACGCGGTGCTGGGGCTGCACCGTGACAGTCGCCACTATGCCCGCCAGCAACAGCAGCAGATATGGCAAGCGCGCCGCGTACGCCCTGCCAGCGCCTGCCGGATCGGCGTACTGGGCCTGGGGATGCTGGGGCGGGCCGTGCTGCAGCAATTGCATGGCCTTGGCTTCCCCTGCGCCGGCTGGAGCCGATCACCGCATCAGATCGATGGCGTCGAGTGCCATAGCGGTTGCGATGGCCTGGATCATTTCCTGGCGCGCAGCGATGTGCTGATCTGCCTGCTGCCGCTCACTGATGACACGCGCGGCATCCTGTGCCGCGCATTGTTCGCGCAATTGCCGCGCGGCGCGACGCTGATCAATGTAGGACGCGGTGGCCACCTGGTCGAGGACGATCTGCTGGCAGCCCTGCAGGACGGCCAACTGAGCGCCGCCGTGCTGGACGTCTGCAATACCGAGCCGTTGCCGGCCGGCCACCCGTTCTGGCGCCGTCCCGACATCGTCATCACACCGCATGTCGCCAGCATGACCCAGCCCGACGGTGCGGTCGATGCGGTGCTGGAAAACCTGCGGCGCCATCGTGCCGGCATGCCGCTTCTGGGACTGATCGACCGCCGGCGAGGCTACTGA
- a CDS encoding GNAT family N-acetyltransferase, whose translation MPAPSPSSSSSAPTPTPALTLRPMEQDDLGACHRLSLLFKWPHRPEDWHFLLQMGQGYLLENPEPDAALRVVGSVVCTCFGKAHAVIGMLLVQAELQRRGLGRRLMQHVARQVNGRSLMVNATAAGMPLYKQLGFVQEDVLYQFQGASAKPELVALPPGERVRPMGKSDVPTLLALDAQATGMDRSKLLAALLEMSDAVALDRDGEMLGFALVRRFGHGRVIGPVVAPDAERAKGLIAHWINTYSDSFIRIDVFASSGLPHWFDKLGMTCVDRVTLMRKGPPPQKDPGMQLFSIVNQALG comes from the coding sequence ATGCCAGCGCCGTCGCCCTCCTCCTCATCATCTGCACCAACGCCGACGCCGGCGCTGACTCTCAGGCCCATGGAACAGGATGACCTGGGCGCTTGCCACCGGCTCTCGCTGCTGTTCAAGTGGCCGCACCGGCCGGAAGATTGGCACTTCCTGCTGCAGATGGGCCAGGGCTATTTGCTGGAAAACCCGGAGCCGGATGCAGCGCTGCGGGTGGTCGGGTCGGTCGTTTGCACCTGCTTCGGCAAGGCTCACGCGGTCATCGGCATGCTGCTGGTGCAGGCCGAATTGCAGCGGCGCGGTCTGGGACGACGGCTCATGCAACATGTCGCCCGCCAAGTCAACGGTCGCAGCCTGATGGTCAACGCCACCGCGGCCGGCATGCCCTTGTACAAACAATTGGGCTTTGTGCAGGAGGATGTTTTGTATCAGTTCCAGGGGGCCTCGGCGAAACCGGAGCTGGTGGCGCTGCCGCCCGGTGAGCGCGTGCGGCCGATGGGCAAGAGCGATGTGCCGACCCTCCTGGCGCTGGATGCGCAAGCCACAGGCATGGATCGCAGCAAGTTGCTGGCGGCGCTGCTGGAGATGTCCGATGCGGTAGCGCTGGATCGCGATGGCGAGATGCTGGGTTTTGCGCTGGTGAGGCGCTTCGGCCATGGCCGCGTGATCGGTCCGGTGGTCGCGCCCGACGCCGAGCGCGCCAAGGGATTGATCGCACACTGGATCAATACCTATTCGGATTCCTTCATCCGCATCGATGTCTTCGCCTCCTCCGGATTGCCGCACTGGTTCGACAAACTGGGAATGACCTGCGTGGACCGCGTCACCCTCATGCGCAAGGGACCGCCGCCACAAAAGGATCCAGGCATGCAGCTGTTTTCCATCGTTAACCAGGCGCTGGGCTAA
- a CDS encoding GNAT family N-acetyltransferase, with translation MQAARTLPAGQAKLRAMRETDLQACHGLSQHLKWPHRLADWQFHHAVSRGWVVTLTRTGAAPETSGSGMLCYCGPEHATLGLVIISDALQGRGLGRAMMQQLLADAGGRSVILNATAAGRPLYEKLGFQAIDTLSQHQSATAQAPRTALPPGSRIRPLQADEAPALLAFDRHASGMDRSAVLTALLKFAEVAVLERDGRVKGVAMLRAFGRGHVIGPVIAADLEDAKTLISHWVNACPGAFLRIDVPGKSGLKPWLQDIGLACVDNVVTMCRGSAPHGDAQWRIYSIINQALG, from the coding sequence ATGCAAGCTGCAAGGACACTGCCGGCCGGCCAGGCCAAACTGCGCGCCATGCGTGAGACCGACCTGCAGGCCTGCCACGGCCTGAGTCAGCATCTGAAATGGCCGCACCGCCTGGCCGACTGGCAATTCCATCATGCGGTCAGTCGTGGCTGGGTAGTGACGCTGACGCGTACCGGGGCCGCCCCCGAGACATCGGGCAGCGGCATGCTGTGTTATTGCGGCCCAGAGCACGCTACGCTGGGCCTGGTCATCATCAGCGATGCCCTGCAAGGCCGCGGCCTGGGGCGCGCCATGATGCAGCAACTGCTGGCCGACGCCGGTGGGCGTAGCGTGATCCTCAATGCCACGGCGGCCGGCCGGCCTCTATATGAAAAGCTGGGCTTCCAGGCCATCGATACCCTGAGTCAACACCAGAGCGCCACGGCGCAGGCGCCGCGCACGGCATTGCCGCCAGGCAGCCGCATCCGCCCGCTGCAAGCAGACGAAGCGCCGGCCTTGCTGGCATTCGACCGTCACGCCAGCGGCATGGACCGTAGCGCCGTGCTGACGGCGCTGCTCAAGTTCGCCGAGGTAGCGGTACTGGAACGGGATGGTCGCGTCAAGGGCGTGGCGATGCTGCGCGCATTCGGGCGCGGCCACGTGATCGGGCCGGTGATCGCGGCCGACCTTGAGGATGCGAAAACGCTGATCAGTCACTGGGTCAACGCCTGCCCTGGCGCCTTCCTGCGCATCGACGTGCCGGGCAAGAGCGGCCTGAAACCATGGCTGCAGGACATCGGCCTCGCCTGCGTGGACAACGTCGTGACCATGTGCCGTGGCAGCGCGCCCCATGGCGATGCGCAATGGCGAATCTATTCCATCATCAACCAGGCGCTGGGCTGA
- a CDS encoding tartrate dehydrogenase translates to MKNSFSIALIAGDGIGKEVMPEGLRVVQAAAKRFDIQLELKVIDWASCDYYAAHGQMMPDDWKDQLAGCDAIYFGAVGWPATVPDHVSLWGSLLKFRREFDQYINLRPVRLFEGVPCPLANRKPGDIDYYVVRENTEGEYTSLGGTMYAGTEREIVIQESVFSRFGADRVLKYAFELANNRPRKHLTVATKSNGIAISMPWWDGRADAMSAGYPEVTMDKQHIDILSARFVLQPTRFDVVVASNLFGDILSDLGPATTGTIGLAPSANLNPDRRFPSLFEPVHGSAPDIYGKNIANPIAMIWSGALMLDFLTAGQGAGRAAHDAIVAAIEDVLKSGPRTPDLGGDASTTELGEAIAFHVAKGANHFSL, encoded by the coding sequence ATGAAAAACAGTTTTTCCATCGCATTGATCGCCGGCGACGGCATCGGTAAGGAAGTCATGCCGGAGGGCCTGAGAGTAGTGCAGGCCGCCGCGAAGCGCTTCGATATCCAGCTGGAATTGAAGGTAATCGACTGGGCCAGCTGCGACTATTACGCCGCCCATGGCCAGATGATGCCGGATGACTGGAAAGATCAGCTCGCCGGCTGCGACGCCATTTACTTCGGCGCGGTAGGCTGGCCCGCCACAGTACCTGACCATGTCTCGCTGTGGGGCTCGCTGTTGAAGTTCCGCCGCGAATTCGACCAGTACATCAACCTGCGCCCGGTGCGCCTGTTCGAAGGCGTGCCTTGTCCGCTGGCCAATCGCAAGCCGGGCGACATCGACTACTACGTGGTGCGCGAAAACACCGAAGGCGAATACACCTCACTGGGCGGCACCATGTACGCTGGCACCGAGCGCGAAATCGTGATCCAGGAATCGGTGTTCTCCCGCTTCGGCGCCGACCGGGTATTGAAATATGCATTCGAGCTGGCCAACAACCGGCCGCGCAAGCACCTGACGGTGGCCACCAAGTCCAACGGCATTGCCATCAGCATGCCGTGGTGGGATGGCCGCGCCGACGCCATGTCCGCAGGCTATCCTGAAGTGACGATGGACAAGCAGCATATCGACATCCTGTCGGCGCGCTTCGTGCTGCAACCGACGCGCTTCGATGTGGTGGTCGCCTCCAATCTGTTCGGCGACATCCTGTCCGACCTGGGACCGGCCACCACCGGCACCATCGGCTTGGCGCCCTCGGCCAACCTCAACCCGGATCGCCGCTTCCCGTCCCTGTTCGAACCGGTGCACGGATCGGCGCCTGACATCTATGGCAAGAACATCGCCAACCCCATCGCCATGATCTGGTCCGGCGCTCTCATGCTGGACTTCCTCACGGCAGGCCAGGGAGCCGGCCGCGCCGCCCATGACGCCATCGTCGCGGCGATCGAGGACGTTCTCAAGAGCGGTCCGCGCACGCCCGACCTTGGCGGCGACGCCTCGACCACCGAGCTGGGTGAAGCTATTGCCTTCCATGTCGCCAAAGGCGCAAACCACTTCTCACTTTGA